In Sphingomonas sp. PAMC26645, one DNA window encodes the following:
- a CDS encoding SgcJ/EcaC family oxidoreductase, translating to MMLPFAIVAIAAPAIAQTPAKIAIRKGMEASAAGWNAGDLARFMDIYADDAVFVTPKGLLRGKPAIADKYRSSFSGAGNARGKLSFAFLEMRGLDPAHAMLFARWTLTGASTSESGMTTLVFERRGGAWKIISDHSS from the coding sequence ATGATGCTACCCTTCGCGATCGTCGCGATCGCAGCGCCCGCGATCGCGCAGACGCCCGCCAAAATCGCGATCCGCAAGGGCATGGAAGCGAGCGCGGCGGGCTGGAACGCGGGCGATCTCGCGCGGTTCATGGACATTTATGCGGACGACGCGGTGTTCGTGACGCCGAAGGGACTGCTTCGCGGCAAACCGGCGATTGCGGACAAATACCGGTCCAGCTTCAGCGGCGCGGGCAATGCGCGCGGCAAGCTGTCATTCGCGTTCCTGGAGATGCGCGGTCTGGATCCGGCGCATGCGATGCTGTTCGCACGGTGGACGCTGACCGGGGCGTCGACCAGCGAATCGGGCATGACGACTTTGGTGTTCGAACGGCGTGGCGGCGCGTGGAAGATCATTTCGGACCACAGCAGCTGA
- a CDS encoding EAL domain-containing response regulator, with amino-acid sequence MQIATTLFAVSFRQRDEIAEILASAGAGAGWQAAVVGDAEGLESRFLVSGAAVALIDARGALDDGLSATRRLGGLVATNGAALLVLVSRGDVEAIGEFFDAGATQFLASPASEGELVQALRFAGRHAARASGGAIDRRGIPGASHYDRETGEARRWIVSRIAEERPVAVVLVALSRLDIVNAAHGRPAVDGLIEAAVLRAETVARQAIGVDAMVARLGGSEFVLVIEAAGDAVTAAITALDAALARPFAVADTRAVLGCRFGVAQRQPGDDAAALLRRASEALAEAKASDGSVLHVALPDGVAPIDALAIDLHHAIERDEIDLRWQPQVEIASGKITGVEALARWNHRALGPLGADTLFDAADRADLGIALSDHIQRLVLARAVAWPELLGTLRVSLNLTAADITRPGFAALFLARIDESGFPRGRLTVEITETGLIEDLAAASALLAELRGAGCRVAIDDFGTGYSSLAYLKSLPLDYVKIDKSLVRDIDGSARDRVVVAGAITMARSLGLAVIAEGVERPSQLELLAAGGCSLYQGFLLSEPVGEAALLELMARE; translated from the coding sequence ATGCAGATCGCAACGACGCTGTTCGCGGTATCGTTCCGTCAACGTGATGAGATCGCGGAGATTTTGGCAAGCGCAGGGGCCGGTGCGGGGTGGCAGGCGGCGGTCGTGGGCGATGCCGAAGGGTTGGAAAGCCGGTTCTTGGTAAGCGGTGCTGCGGTCGCGTTGATTGATGCGCGCGGTGCGCTCGACGACGGACTTTCGGCGACGCGCAGGCTGGGCGGGTTGGTCGCCACCAACGGTGCGGCGTTGCTGGTGCTGGTATCGCGCGGCGATGTCGAGGCGATCGGCGAGTTCTTCGATGCGGGCGCGACGCAATTCCTGGCTAGTCCGGCGAGCGAAGGCGAACTCGTCCAGGCGCTGCGGTTCGCGGGGCGCCATGCCGCACGCGCATCCGGTGGCGCGATCGATCGACGCGGCATACCCGGCGCATCGCACTATGACAGGGAGACCGGCGAAGCGCGGCGCTGGATCGTCAGCCGTATCGCCGAGGAGCGGCCGGTGGCGGTGGTGCTGGTCGCGCTGTCGCGCCTCGACATCGTCAATGCGGCGCATGGCCGCCCCGCGGTGGATGGCCTGATCGAAGCGGCCGTGTTGCGCGCGGAGACGGTCGCGCGCCAGGCGATCGGCGTGGATGCGATGGTCGCGCGGCTCGGCGGGTCGGAGTTCGTGCTGGTGATCGAGGCGGCCGGGGACGCGGTGACGGCGGCGATCACCGCGTTGGACGCGGCGCTCGCGCGACCGTTCGCGGTGGCCGATACGCGCGCGGTGCTCGGATGTCGCTTCGGCGTGGCGCAGCGCCAGCCGGGCGACGATGCGGCGGCGTTGCTGCGCCGCGCGAGCGAGGCGCTGGCAGAGGCAAAGGCGAGCGACGGATCGGTGCTGCACGTCGCGCTGCCCGACGGGGTCGCGCCGATCGACGCGCTGGCGATCGACCTGCACCATGCGATCGAGCGCGACGAGATCGATCTGCGCTGGCAGCCTCAGGTCGAGATCGCGAGCGGCAAGATCACGGGGGTCGAGGCCTTGGCGCGCTGGAACCACCGGGCGCTCGGGCCGCTCGGGGCGGACACGCTGTTCGATGCCGCAGACCGCGCCGACCTGGGCATCGCGTTGTCGGACCATATCCAGCGACTAGTGCTGGCGCGTGCGGTCGCCTGGCCGGAGTTGTTGGGAACGTTGCGCGTGTCGCTGAACCTGACGGCGGCGGATATCACCCGGCCGGGGTTTGCCGCGCTGTTCCTGGCGCGGATCGACGAGAGTGGCTTCCCCCGCGGGCGCCTGACGGTCGAGATTACCGAGACTGGGTTGATCGAAGACCTCGCAGCGGCATCGGCGTTGTTGGCGGAACTGCGCGGGGCAGGGTGCCGGGTGGCGATCGACGATTTCGGGACGGGGTATTCGAGCCTCGCCTATCTGAAGTCGCTGCCGCTCGATTACGTCAAGATCGACAAGTCGCTGGTGCGGGACATCGACGGCAGCGCGCGCGACCGCGTGGTGGTCGCCGGCGCGATCACGATGGCGCGTTCGCTGGGGCTCGCGGTGATCGCCGAGGGGGTCGAGCGACCGTCGCAGCTCGAACTGCTCGCCGCGGGTGGATGCAGCCTGTATCAGGGGTTCCTGCTGTCGGAGCCGGTCGGCGAGGCGGCGTTGCTCGAACTGATGGCGAGAGAATGA
- a CDS encoding DUF2891 domain-containing protein produces MTERLDHATAARFAGLTLGHLTREWPYKLDQVLDGPGDLALPKTLHPVFHGSFDWHSCVHGWWQVMRLARLYPGMVEAAAVEALADRMLVPALIAGEVAYLDRPGTGGFERPYGWGWLLALHDELARRPDRPWAAAIEPLARAFAARFAAYLPKLIYPVRSGKHDCTAFALVHALRWARTHDESLAALIEARARDWYGDDRDCRPFEPSGEDFLSATLCEAALMKDVLGAEFAPWLAAFLPEPFGPATASLRSPAIVSDRSDGRLAHLDGVNLSRAWCWRTIADALPDPAAAREIADAHLAEALPHLADDYMGEHWLATFALLALEAE; encoded by the coding sequence ATGACAGAGCGGCTCGACCACGCGACCGCGGCGCGATTTGCCGGGCTGACGCTCGGGCATCTGACCCGCGAATGGCCGTACAAGCTCGACCAGGTGCTCGACGGGCCCGGTGACCTGGCGCTGCCGAAGACGCTGCATCCGGTGTTTCACGGCAGTTTCGACTGGCATAGCTGCGTGCATGGCTGGTGGCAGGTGATGCGCCTCGCGCGCCTGTATCCAGGCATGGTGGAGGCCGCCGCGGTCGAGGCGCTGGCCGACCGGATGCTGGTGCCCGCGCTGATAGCGGGAGAGGTGGCGTATCTCGATCGGCCGGGCACCGGCGGGTTCGAGCGGCCCTATGGCTGGGGATGGCTGCTGGCGCTGCATGACGAGTTGGCGCGGCGTCCCGATCGGCCTTGGGCGGCGGCGATCGAGCCATTGGCACGCGCGTTTGCGGCGCGGTTTGCAGCGTATCTGCCGAAGCTGATCTACCCGGTGCGGAGCGGGAAGCATGACTGCACCGCGTTCGCTCTCGTCCACGCGCTGCGTTGGGCACGGACGCATGACGAGTCGCTCGCCGCACTGATCGAGGCGCGCGCGCGGGACTGGTATGGCGACGACCGCGACTGTCGGCCGTTCGAGCCTAGCGGAGAGGATTTCCTGTCGGCGACGCTGTGCGAGGCGGCGTTGATGAAGGACGTGCTCGGGGCGGAGTTCGCGCCGTGGCTGGCGGCGTTCCTGCCCGAGCCGTTCGGTCCGGCAACCGCGTCCCTGCGCTCCCCCGCGATCGTCAGCGATCGGTCCGACGGCCGCCTCGCGCATCTCGACGGGGTCAACCTGTCGCGCGCGTGGTGTTGGCGGACGATCGCCGACGCGCTGCCCGATCCTGCCGCCGCGCGCGAGATCGCCGACGCACACCTGGCAGAGGCACTGCCGCATCTCGCGGACGATTACATGGGTGAGCATTGGCTGGCGACGTTCGCGCTGCTCGCGCTGGAGGCTGAATGA
- the moaA gene encoding GTP 3',8-cyclase MoaA, which produces MTIAPTLEQKPLRDTHGRTIKYLRISVTDRCDLRCRYCMSEKMTFLPRSKLLSLEEIAIIAERFIARGVTKIRLSGGEPLVRRDVAELVQRLGHNIGSGLEELTMTTNGTRLAQHAEAMVDAGIRRVNVSMDSRDPERFRYITRHGDVSQVIGGIYAARDAGLAIKINMVALKGFNEDEIAPMLAWCRDEGFDLSLIETMPLGAIDEDRTDRFLPLTKVFDDLGQQFTLARDAHKTGGPARYWNVDGTRTRLGLISPLTANFCEGCNRVRLTTEGKLYMCLGHDDQVDLKAALREGGTAGLDEAIDAGLFAKPKAHDFRIGQGEGPAVARHMSVTGG; this is translated from the coding sequence ATGACGATCGCGCCCACCCTCGAGCAAAAGCCGCTGCGCGATACGCATGGTCGCACGATCAAGTATCTGCGGATTTCGGTGACCGATCGCTGCGACCTGCGCTGCCGGTACTGCATGTCCGAAAAGATGACGTTCCTACCGCGCAGCAAGCTGCTGAGCCTCGAAGAGATCGCGATCATCGCCGAGCGTTTCATCGCGCGCGGCGTGACGAAGATACGTCTGTCGGGTGGCGAGCCGCTCGTGCGCCGGGACGTTGCCGAACTGGTACAGCGCTTGGGTCACAACATCGGATCGGGCCTCGAAGAGCTGACGATGACCACCAACGGCACGCGCCTCGCGCAGCATGCCGAGGCGATGGTCGATGCCGGCATTCGCCGCGTCAACGTCAGCATGGACAGCCGCGATCCCGAGCGCTTCCGCTACATCACCCGCCATGGCGACGTGTCACAGGTCATCGGCGGCATCTACGCCGCGCGCGACGCGGGGCTCGCGATCAAGATCAACATGGTCGCGCTGAAGGGCTTCAACGAGGACGAGATCGCACCGATGCTCGCCTGGTGTCGCGACGAGGGCTTCGACCTGTCGCTGATCGAGACGATGCCGCTCGGCGCGATCGACGAGGACCGTACCGACCGCTTTCTGCCGTTGACCAAGGTGTTCGACGACCTCGGCCAGCAGTTCACGCTCGCCCGCGACGCGCACAAGACCGGCGGCCCCGCGCGCTACTGGAACGTCGACGGCACGCGCACGCGTCTCGGCCTGATCTCGCCGCTGACCGCCAATTTCTGCGAAGGCTGCAACCGGGTGCGCCTGACCACCGAGGGCAAGCTGTACATGTGCCTGGGCCATGACGATCAGGTCGACCTGAAGGCGGCTCTGCGCGAAGGCGGGACCGCCGGCCTCGACGAAGCGATCGACGCTGGCCTGTTCGCCAAGCCCAAGGCTCATGACTTCCGCATCGGCCAAGGTGAAGGCCCCGCGGTCGCACGCCACATGAGCGTCACCGGCGGATGA